The proteins below come from a single Ruegeria sp. THAF33 genomic window:
- a CDS encoding trimeric intracellular cation channel family protein: MTALTLLDYASVLIFALTGALVASRAQLDLVGFAFMACLTAVGGGTVRDLLLDRHPIFWVGQPDYILIAVAASVLVFFTAHLVESRYNWLVWLDSFALSVAVAAGTGAALSLDQSGVIVVLMGVTTGCLGGLMRDVVCNEVPLVLKQGELYVSCAFTGALTAVLAARLGAEPAFSLALCALVCWALRAGSLMFGWQLPVYKSRPPRN; this comes from the coding sequence GTGACCGCGCTGACGCTGCTGGACTATGCCTCGGTTCTGATCTTCGCGTTGACGGGGGCACTGGTGGCCAGCCGTGCCCAGCTGGATCTGGTGGGATTTGCCTTCATGGCCTGCCTGACTGCCGTCGGGGGCGGCACTGTACGAGACCTTTTGCTGGACCGTCACCCGATCTTTTGGGTCGGGCAGCCGGATTACATCCTGATCGCAGTCGCGGCGTCGGTCCTGGTGTTCTTTACCGCACATCTGGTGGAAAGCCGCTATAACTGGCTGGTCTGGCTGGACAGTTTTGCACTGTCAGTGGCTGTCGCGGCCGGAACCGGCGCGGCGTTGTCGCTGGATCAGTCTGGGGTCATTGTCGTTTTGATGGGTGTGACGACCGGATGCCTGGGCGGGTTGATGCGCGATGTGGTCTGCAACGAAGTGCCGCTGGTGCTGAAACAAGGTGAGCTCTATGTGTCCTGCGCCTTTACAGGTGCCCTGACGGCGGTTCTGGCTGCCAGATTGGGGGCAGAGCCTGCGTTTTCTCTGGCTCTCTGCGCCTTGGTGTGCTGGGCGTTGCGCGCCGGGTCGTTGATGTTTGGCTGGCAATTGCCGGTCTACAAAAGCCGTCCGCCGCGCAACTGA
- a CDS encoding DUF3429 domain-containing protein, whose product MNGVPKAPLYLGLAGLIPFVWGALTYLNSDLNAWGAQTFGPRFVGPYVQLFYGSVILSFMSGVLWGFATKTSGSKAALCYLLSVLPALWAFAMTGGGPVNAGTNLMYGFAGLLLLDALFSYWRLTPVWWMRLRILLTAVVLASLAVGVYL is encoded by the coding sequence GTGAACGGAGTGCCGAAAGCGCCTCTCTATCTGGGGCTGGCGGGACTGATCCCGTTTGTCTGGGGCGCCCTGACCTATCTGAACAGCGACCTGAATGCCTGGGGCGCGCAAACCTTTGGCCCACGTTTCGTGGGGCCTTATGTGCAACTGTTCTATGGATCGGTCATCCTCAGCTTCATGTCCGGTGTTCTCTGGGGTTTTGCCACCAAGACATCGGGCAGCAAAGCGGCCCTGTGTTATCTGTTGTCGGTTCTGCCCGCGCTTTGGGCCTTTGCCATGACAGGCGGCGGGCCGGTCAATGCGGGCACCAATCTGATGTATGGGTTCGCTGGTTTGTTGTTGCTGGATGCCCTGTTTTCCTACTGGCGCCTGACACCGGTCTGGTGGATGCGGTTGCGCATCCTGCTGACCGCGGTCGTATTGGCCAGTCTTGCAGTCGGAGTGTACCTGTGA
- a CDS encoding GlsB/YeaQ/YmgE family stress response membrane protein, whose protein sequence is MPIVALIIIGAAAGFLATRLMRIEADIPTTMLIGIVGALIGGMLLRFLVTVMGWLSGFVGAVLGALLVIWIWQTYLRR, encoded by the coding sequence ATGCCAATCGTCGCCCTGATCATCATCGGTGCAGCGGCAGGGTTTCTGGCCACCCGCCTGATGCGGATCGAGGCGGATATCCCGACGACCATGCTGATCGGTATCGTGGGGGCTCTGATCGGAGGGATGCTGCTGCGGTTTCTTGTAACCGTTATGGGGTGGCTGTCTGGTTTTGTCGGGGCGGTTCTGGGCGCATTGCTGGTGATTTGGATCTGGCAGACCTACCTGCGCCGTTAA
- a CDS encoding alpha/beta hydrolase translates to MTLRLASITACLALLASCGAYYTPVSFVAQGDQIIASGTIDETTLSAFEEVTAQNPEARTLVLQYIEGSVDDDANVIFAREVHRAGFDTVVPSNGLVASGGTDLFLAGNRRVLQPGACVGVHSWAGSGLVATDLPEDDPEHDRYLDYFKDIGVDEEFYWYTLFAAPADSMHWMTTAEANRFDLSTRGAPALGSATVCDER, encoded by the coding sequence GTGACACTTAGACTTGCATCCATCACAGCCTGCCTGGCCCTGCTCGCCTCATGCGGCGCGTATTACACCCCTGTCAGTTTTGTTGCGCAGGGCGACCAGATCATCGCCTCGGGCACGATTGACGAGACAACGCTGTCTGCCTTTGAGGAAGTGACAGCCCAAAACCCCGAAGCCCGCACTCTGGTTCTGCAATACATTGAAGGATCGGTTGATGATGACGCCAATGTCATCTTCGCCCGCGAAGTGCACAGGGCCGGGTTCGATACCGTTGTTCCATCGAACGGGCTGGTGGCCAGCGGTGGCACCGACCTGTTCCTGGCCGGAAACCGCCGCGTGCTGCAACCGGGGGCCTGTGTCGGTGTCCACAGCTGGGCCGGGTCGGGTCTGGTGGCGACCGACTTGCCCGAGGACGATCCAGAACATGACCGATACCTGGACTATTTCAAGGATATCGGCGTGGACGAGGAGTTTTACTGGTACACCCTGTTCGCAGCCCCGGCCGACAGTATGCACTGGATGACCACTGCCGAGGCGAACCGGTTCGATTTGTCCACCAGGGGTGCTCCGGCACTTGGGTCTGCGACGGTTTGCGACGAACGGTAA
- a CDS encoding NYN domain-containing protein has product MFYKDERLALFIDGSNLYAAAKALGFDIDYKLLRQEFMRRGKLLRAFYYTALLENDEYSPIRPLVDWLHYNGFTMVTKPAKEYTDSMGRRKVKGNMDIELTVDAMELAPRVDHIVLFSGDGDFRPLIASLQRQGVRVSVVSTIRSQPPMISDELRRQADNFIELEDLRDVIGRPPREMPTEHRSVAVASNS; this is encoded by the coding sequence ATGTTTTATAAAGACGAACGGCTAGCGCTGTTCATCGACGGCTCGAATCTTTATGCCGCGGCAAAAGCACTCGGTTTCGACATTGACTACAAACTTCTGCGGCAGGAATTCATGCGCCGCGGCAAGCTTCTTCGGGCCTTCTACTATACAGCGCTGCTGGAAAACGACGAGTATTCGCCGATCCGTCCATTGGTTGACTGGCTGCATTACAACGGCTTCACCATGGTCACCAAACCGGCCAAGGAATACACCGACAGCATGGGGCGTCGGAAAGTCAAAGGAAATATGGATATCGAACTTACCGTCGATGCCATGGAACTGGCGCCGCGCGTCGATCATATCGTGCTGTTCTCGGGTGATGGGGATTTCCGCCCGTTGATCGCCAGCCTGCAACGGCAGGGCGTGCGCGTATCGGTGGTTTCGACCATTCGCAGCCAACCGCCGATGATCTCGGACGAACTGCGCCGCCAGGCCGACAATTTCATCGAGCTGGAGGATTTGCGCGATGTCATCGGTCGCCCGCCGCGTGAAATGCCGACGGAGCATCGCAGCGTCGCTGTTGCCAGCAACAGCTGA
- the speB gene encoding agmatinase codes for MPHDLKPGDVALMGVPLDLHSSFLQGPAFAPGRIREALHSGAANLTAEDGTDLGASAKFRDTGDLDVFEMRGQEPIDRIEAEAAKRIATGARLLSLGGDHSVAYPLIKAHADRYEGLNILHIDSHPDLYDTQDIGPLGHGCPFARVMETCPVKRLVQVGIRTMNAHQREQADKFGVEVIDMRNWRPDLQISFDGPVYLSLDLDALDPAFAPGVSHHEPGGLSTREVIDLIHRFKGQLVGADIVELNPHRDPYGMTAMVAAKFVKEIGARLLNG; via the coding sequence ATGCCGCATGATTTGAAGCCGGGTGACGTCGCTCTGATGGGCGTTCCTTTGGATCTGCATTCCTCGTTCCTGCAAGGGCCGGCCTTCGCCCCCGGACGCATCCGCGAGGCGCTGCATTCCGGTGCCGCCAACCTGACCGCCGAAGATGGTACCGATCTGGGTGCAAGCGCCAAATTCAGGGATACCGGCGATCTGGATGTGTTCGAAATGCGCGGGCAGGAACCGATTGACCGGATCGAGGCCGAAGCCGCGAAACGGATCGCAACCGGCGCGCGCCTGTTGTCGCTGGGCGGTGACCATTCCGTGGCCTATCCGCTGATCAAGGCCCATGCGGATCGGTACGAAGGGCTGAACATCCTGCATATCGACAGCCACCCTGATCTGTACGACACGCAGGATATCGGACCGCTCGGCCATGGCTGCCCCTTTGCGCGGGTGATGGAGACCTGCCCGGTCAAGCGTCTCGTGCAGGTCGGCATCCGCACCATGAACGCTCATCAGCGCGAACAAGCCGACAAGTTCGGGGTCGAGGTGATCGACATGCGCAACTGGCGCCCCGACTTGCAGATTTCATTCGATGGCCCGGTCTACCTGTCACTTGATCTGGATGCGCTGGACCCGGCCTTTGCGCCGGGCGTCTCGCACCATGAACCCGGTGGGCTGAGCACGCGCGAGGTTATCGACCTGATCCACCGGTTCAAAGGTCAGCTGGTCGGGGCGGATATCGTCGAGCTCAACCCGCATCGCGACCCCTATGGCATGACGGCGATGGTGGCCGCGAAATTCGTCAAGGAAATCGGCGCGCGCTTGCTGAACGGCTGA
- the rnhA gene encoding ribonuclease HI: MPELFAYTDGACSGNPGPGGWGVLLRAMDGDSVLKERELNGGEAETTNNRMELLAAISALEALERPSKITVVTDSAYVKNGVTGWIFGWKRNGWKTSNKKPVKNVDLWQRLDEAQERHDVTWEWVKGHAGHPENEKADELARAGMAPFKPKKAQA, encoded by the coding sequence ATGCCTGAATTGTTTGCCTATACGGATGGTGCCTGTTCCGGAAACCCCGGCCCCGGAGGCTGGGGTGTGCTGTTGCGCGCGATGGACGGGGACAGCGTTCTGAAAGAGCGTGAGCTGAACGGGGGCGAAGCCGAGACGACCAACAACCGGATGGAGTTGCTGGCCGCCATCAGCGCCCTTGAAGCGCTGGAGCGACCGTCGAAGATAACCGTCGTCACCGACAGCGCCTATGTGAAGAACGGCGTCACCGGCTGGATTTTCGGTTGGAAACGCAACGGCTGGAAAACCTCGAACAAGAAACCGGTCAAGAATGTCGATCTTTGGCAGCGTCTGGATGAGGCGCAAGAACGGCATGATGTGACATGGGAATGGGTCAAGGGCCACGCAGGCCACCCCGAGAATGAAAAAGCTGATGAGCTGGCCCGGGCCGGAATGGCGCCGTTCAAACCGAAAAAGGCACAGGCGTGA
- the folK gene encoding 2-amino-4-hydroxy-6-hydroxymethyldihydropteridine diphosphokinase, giving the protein MSKSMPNAVVALGANLDLRGNGPAVTLQNALDALSRHDMVIRSVSRFFFTPCFPAGAGPDYVNAAALIATERSPSQLLQVLHEVEQEFGRERVQRWGMRTLDLDLVCFEDQVLPDRATFDRWRTLPTDAQRQEAPDQLILPHPRLQDRAFVLVPMADIVPDWRHPVLGRTVGEMIQTLSAAEVAAVTAL; this is encoded by the coding sequence ATGAGCAAATCCATGCCAAATGCCGTTGTTGCGCTGGGCGCAAATCTCGATTTGAGAGGAAATGGTCCCGCTGTAACACTTCAGAACGCGCTTGACGCGTTATCGCGTCACGATATGGTGATTCGCTCCGTCAGTCGTTTTTTTTTCACCCCGTGCTTTCCCGCCGGGGCCGGCCCGGACTATGTGAATGCCGCGGCGCTGATTGCAACCGAGAGGTCTCCTTCGCAGCTATTGCAGGTGCTGCACGAGGTGGAGCAGGAATTCGGGCGCGAACGGGTGCAGCGCTGGGGGATGCGGACGCTGGATCTGGATCTGGTCTGTTTCGAAGATCAGGTCCTGCCGGATCGCGCCACGTTTGATCGCTGGCGGACCCTGCCGACCGACGCGCAAAGGCAAGAGGCACCGGATCAGTTGATCTTGCCGCATCCGCGCCTTCAGGATCGCGCCTTTGTCCTCGTGCCGATGGCCGATATCGTGCCCGACTGGCGCCATCCGGTTCTGGGTCGCACGGTCGGCGAGATGATCCAGACCCTTTCCGCGGCAGAGGTTGCGGCGGTTACGGCGTTGTGA
- the fmt gene encoding methionyl-tRNA formyltransferase translates to MRVVFMGTPDFSVPVLDALVEAGHEIAAVYCQPPRPAGRGKKDRPTPVHARAQALGLDVRHPTSLKPAEEQDSFAALNADVAVVVAYGLILPQPILDAPAHGCLNIHASLLPRWRGAAPIHRAIMAGDAQTGVCIMQMEAGLDTGPVLLRQATDIGPEETTAELHDRLSAMGAALIVEALAKLPGLTPDPQPEIGVTYAAKIDKSEARVDWSLPAVEVDRQIRGLSPFPGAWTEIEGNRVKLLASRLAEGQGAPGEVLNDDLYVACGQGAIELLRLQRAGKGAQDKETFLRGWPIPIGTRMSSE, encoded by the coding sequence ATGCGCGTTGTTTTCATGGGAACCCCAGACTTCTCGGTGCCGGTTCTGGATGCGCTGGTCGAGGCCGGGCATGAGATTGCCGCCGTCTATTGCCAGCCCCCGCGCCCAGCGGGGCGGGGCAAGAAGGATCGCCCGACACCGGTTCACGCGCGGGCCCAGGCGCTGGGTCTGGACGTGCGTCACCCAACCTCGCTGAAACCGGCCGAGGAACAGGACAGTTTTGCGGCACTGAACGCGGATGTGGCGGTGGTTGTGGCTTATGGGCTGATCCTGCCCCAGCCCATCCTCGATGCGCCGGCTCATGGCTGCCTGAACATTCATGCCAGCCTGTTGCCGCGCTGGCGCGGGGCGGCTCCGATCCACCGCGCGATCATGGCGGGCGATGCGCAAACCGGCGTCTGTATCATGCAAATGGAGGCGGGCCTTGATACCGGCCCCGTTCTGTTGCGACAGGCCACCGATATCGGGCCCGAGGAAACCACTGCGGAACTGCATGACCGGCTCTCGGCGATGGGCGCGGCTTTGATTGTCGAGGCGTTGGCAAAGCTGCCCGGCCTGACCCCTGATCCGCAGCCCGAGATTGGTGTCACCTATGCCGCCAAGATCGACAAGTCCGAGGCCCGCGTGGACTGGTCGCTCCCCGCGGTCGAGGTCGATCGGCAGATCCGCGGCCTGTCGCCCTTTCCCGGGGCCTGGACCGAGATCGAAGGCAACCGGGTAAAACTCCTCGCTTCGCGTCTGGCCGAAGGGCAGGGCGCGCCGGGCGAAGTTCTGAATGACGATCTGTATGTAGCTTGCGGGCAGGGCGCCATAGAGCTGCTGCGCTTGCAAAGGGCGGGCAAAGGCGCGCAGGATAAGGAAACGTTCCTGCGGGGCTGGCCAATCCCGATCGGCACCCGGATGTCTTCGGAGTAA
- a CDS encoding class I SAM-dependent methyltransferase — MTDERTINAYTNKVAEYLKIPLPPEQLEARQAFADAVGAGGYVLDLGSGPGSDSGFLMRQGLKVRALDATPAFVEHARENGVDAYLGTFDDVTETAEYDGVYASFSLLHAPRADFQRHLTAIQRALKPGGQLFLGMKLGTGEHRDDLDRYYSYYTEAEIEEALNKAGFTIDRAVHGMGKGLAGSYDGYILVFAHA, encoded by the coding sequence GTGACCGATGAACGCACGATCAACGCCTATACAAACAAGGTGGCCGAATATCTGAAAATCCCCCTGCCGCCCGAGCAGCTTGAGGCCCGTCAGGCTTTTGCCGATGCGGTCGGCGCAGGCGGCTATGTACTGGATTTGGGGTCCGGGCCGGGGTCAGACAGCGGGTTCCTGATGCGTCAAGGGCTGAAGGTTCGCGCGCTGGATGCCACGCCAGCCTTTGTCGAACATGCGCGGGAAAACGGTGTGGATGCTTATCTGGGTACGTTCGATGACGTCACCGAGACGGCCGAATATGACGGTGTTTACGCCAGCTTTTCCCTGCTGCACGCGCCGCGCGCCGATTTCCAGCGACATCTGACAGCGATCCAAAGGGCTCTGAAACCCGGTGGACAGCTGTTTCTGGGGATGAAGCTGGGCACTGGTGAACATCGGGATGATCTGGATCGTTACTATTCCTATTACACGGAGGCCGAGATCGAGGAGGCCTTGAACAAGGCCGGGTTCACAATTGACCGCGCAGTCCATGGCATGGGCAAAGGCCTGGCCGGATCGTATGACGGATATATTCTGGTGTTCGCCCATGCCTGA
- the def gene encoding peptide deformylase, which yields MTVRTCLPWPDKRLRTKADEVTEITDDIRRIWQDMIDTMEAMPGVGLAAPQIGVMLRLAVVDGSAERGKAVRLANPEILHSSIELREHEEASPNLPGVSATVKRPRAVTVKFLNEQGVVDRRDFVGIEATSVQHQIDHLNGRMYFDRLSKVKRDMLLRKAKKQG from the coding sequence ATGACCGTCCGCACCTGTCTGCCCTGGCCCGACAAACGCTTGCGCACAAAGGCGGATGAGGTGACTGAAATCACCGATGACATTCGCCGGATTTGGCAGGACATGATAGACACGATGGAGGCCATGCCCGGTGTCGGTCTGGCCGCGCCGCAGATCGGAGTGATGTTGCGTCTGGCCGTGGTCGATGGGTCGGCCGAGCGGGGCAAGGCCGTGCGTCTGGCGAACCCGGAAATCCTGCACAGCTCGATCGAACTGCGTGAACATGAAGAGGCCAGTCCGAACCTGCCGGGCGTGTCGGCCACGGTAAAACGCCCGCGTGCAGTGACTGTCAAATTCCTGAACGAGCAGGGCGTGGTGGACCGTCGCGATTTTGTCGGCATCGAGGCCACCAGTGTCCAGCACCAGATCGACCATCTGAATGGCCGGATGTATTTTGACCGGCTCAGCAAGGTCAAACGCGACATGCTGCTGCGCAAAGCCAAGAAACAGGGGTAA
- the ispH gene encoding 4-hydroxy-3-methylbut-2-enyl diphosphate reductase, translating to MKKPPLTLYLAAPRGFCAGVDRAIKIVEMALQKWGPPVYVRHEIVHNKFVVDGLRAKGAVFVEELQECPDDRPVIFSAHGVPKSVPAEAAQREMIYVDATCPLVSKVHVEAQRHADAGLQMIMIGHKGHPETVGTMGQLPEGDVLLVETVDDVATVQVRDPDKLAFVTQTTLSVDDTKDIIAALQARFPAIVGPHKEDICYATTNRQEAVKAVAPKADALLVVGAPNSSNSRRLVEVASREGCQYAQLVQRATEIDWRALEGISTVAVTAGASAPEVLVNEVIEAFSAHYDVTVEPVETAVENVEFKVPRVLRQPA from the coding sequence ATGAAAAAGCCGCCACTGACACTTTACCTTGCCGCCCCGCGCGGGTTCTGCGCCGGTGTGGACCGTGCCATCAAAATCGTTGAGATGGCTTTGCAGAAATGGGGCCCACCGGTCTATGTGCGCCACGAGATCGTGCACAACAAATTCGTGGTCGACGGCCTTCGCGCCAAAGGGGCCGTTTTCGTCGAGGAATTGCAGGAATGCCCCGATGACCGCCCGGTGATCTTTTCCGCCCACGGGGTGCCGAAATCCGTTCCCGCCGAGGCTGCCCAGCGCGAGATGATCTATGTGGACGCCACCTGTCCTCTGGTTTCCAAGGTGCATGTCGAGGCGCAGCGCCACGCGGACGCGGGGTTGCAGATGATCATGATCGGCCACAAAGGCCATCCCGAAACCGTGGGCACCATGGGGCAGTTGCCCGAGGGCGATGTGCTGCTGGTCGAGACCGTGGACGACGTGGCCACGGTGCAGGTGCGTGACCCGGATAAGCTGGCCTTTGTCACCCAAACCACCCTTTCGGTCGATGACACCAAGGATATCATCGCCGCCCTTCAAGCCCGATTCCCGGCCATTGTCGGACCGCACAAGGAAGATATCTGTTACGCCACCACCAACCGGCAGGAAGCGGTGAAAGCCGTGGCCCCCAAGGCGGATGCCTTGCTGGTTGTGGGCGCGCCGAACTCATCGAACTCGCGCCGCCTTGTCGAGGTTGCCTCGCGCGAGGGGTGTCAGTACGCGCAGCTGGTCCAGCGCGCCACCGAGATTGACTGGCGCGCGCTCGAGGGTATCTCGACCGTGGCTGTCACCGCAGGCGCGTCGGCCCCGGAGGTTCTGGTAAACGAGGTGATCGAAGCGTTCAGCGCGCATTATGATGTCACCGTCGAGCCGGTCGAAACCGCCGTTGAAAACGTCGAGTTCAAAGTCCCCCGCGTGTTGAGGCAACCGGCGTGA
- the def gene encoding peptide deformylase → MKRTILIHPDPRLKKVCAPVSDLTDELRTLADDMLETMYDAPGIGLAAPQIGVLERLIVLDCIKEEGETPRPLIMFNPEVIASSEENNVYEEGCLSIPDQYAEVTRPKVVDVTWMDEKGNLRQETFDGLWATCVQHEIDHLNGKLFIDYLKPLKRQMITRKMQKLKRERARA, encoded by the coding sequence ATGAAACGCACTATCCTGATCCATCCCGATCCCCGCCTGAAAAAGGTCTGCGCGCCCGTATCCGACCTGACGGACGAGCTGCGCACGCTGGCTGACGACATGCTGGAAACCATGTATGACGCGCCCGGGATTGGCCTTGCCGCGCCGCAGATCGGTGTGCTGGAACGGTTGATCGTGCTGGATTGCATCAAGGAAGAAGGCGAGACCCCGCGCCCGCTGATCATGTTCAACCCCGAGGTCATCGCCTCTTCCGAGGAAAACAATGTTTACGAGGAAGGGTGCCTGTCGATCCCGGATCAATATGCCGAAGTGACCCGCCCCAAGGTGGTCGATGTCACCTGGATGGACGAGAAGGGAAACCTGCGACAGGAGACTTTCGACGGGCTTTGGGCCACTTGCGTGCAGCATGAAATCGACCATCTGAACGGCAAGCTGTTCATTGATTACCTAAAACCGCTGAAACGGCAGATGATTACCCGCAAGATGCAAAAGCTCAAACGTGAACGGGCGCGCGCATGA
- the rpoZ gene encoding DNA-directed RNA polymerase subunit omega, whose protein sequence is MARVTVEDCVDKVPNRFELVMLAAHRAREISAGAAITVDRDNDKNPVVSLREIADETQSADELRERLIEANQTQIEVDEPEEDQMALLMGAETDKPAMDDMSEEKLLRALMEAQGQG, encoded by the coding sequence ATGGCCCGCGTGACGGTTGAAGATTGCGTAGACAAGGTTCCAAACCGGTTCGAGCTGGTGATGCTCGCCGCCCATCGGGCGCGTGAGATTTCCGCCGGTGCAGCGATTACCGTTGACCGCGACAACGACAAAAACCCTGTCGTGTCTCTGCGTGAGATCGCCGACGAAACCCAAAGCGCGGACGAACTGCGCGAGCGCCTGATCGAGGCCAACCAGACCCAGATCGAGGTTGACGAGCCCGAAGAAGATCAGATGGCGCTGCTGATGGGTGCCGAAACGGACAAACCCGCCATGGACGACATGTCGGAAGAGAAGCTCCTGCGCGCTCTGATGGAGGCTCAAGGGCAGGGGTAA